In Halosegnis marinus, one genomic interval encodes:
- a CDS encoding DUF7500 family protein, with the protein MTTDDPPEGVLSPDDLDSTDDRLRELDGDRYVVTTDGDDDDVDPTDTEPSPPPDADDGSMEQTLPAPDGAYGVVGRGRIDGDEVAVAVESNDVAETFESLVRWYAGAVAPDVPPEEAVAVLLDNADIAVDAEVSR; encoded by the coding sequence ACCGACGACCCACCTGAGGGCGTTCTCTCGCCCGACGACCTCGATTCGACCGACGACCGACTCCGGGAACTCGACGGCGACCGGTACGTCGTCACGACCGACGGCGACGACGACGATGTCGACCCGACCGACACCGAGCCGTCGCCGCCTCCCGACGCCGACGACGGGTCCATGGAACAGACGCTCCCGGCCCCCGACGGGGCCTACGGCGTCGTCGGCCGGGGACGTATCGACGGGGACGAGGTCGCGGTCGCGGTCGAGTCGAACGACGTGGCCGAGACGTTCGAGTCGCTCGTCCGCTGGTACGCCGGGGCGGTCGCGCCGGACGTCCCACCCGAGGAGGCCGTCGCGGTGTTGCTCGACAACGCCGACATCGCCGTCGACGCGGAGGTGTCGCGGTGA
- a CDS encoding response regulator transcription factor, whose amino-acid sequence MSDRPLVLVADDEPALAELYTVWLAGYETRTVHDGDAAVAAFDGTVDAAVLDRRMPGRSGAEVLEHVRSRRPACPVAMVTATDPDPEVAALGFDEYLLKPATREELRSLVESLLALPMHDDERRRYRRLSRALSVLREAWTPARLSGHDLYVDLRAELEALSAELDGRTAD is encoded by the coding sequence GTGAGCGACCGTCCGCTCGTCCTCGTCGCGGACGACGAACCGGCGCTCGCGGAGCTGTACACGGTCTGGCTCGCGGGGTACGAGACGAGGACGGTCCACGACGGCGACGCGGCCGTCGCGGCGTTCGACGGCACGGTCGATGCGGCCGTGCTCGACCGCCGGATGCCCGGCCGCTCCGGGGCCGAGGTGCTCGAACACGTCCGTTCGCGCCGGCCCGCCTGTCCCGTCGCGATGGTGACGGCGACGGACCCGGACCCCGAGGTCGCCGCGCTCGGCTTCGACGAGTACCTGCTCAAGCCGGCGACGCGCGAGGAGCTGCGCTCGCTCGTCGAGTCGCTGCTCGCGCTCCCGATGCACGACGACGAGCGCCGCCGGTACCGGCGGCTCTCGCGTGCACTGAGCGTGCTCCGGGAGGCGTGGACGCCGGCGCGGCTCTCGGGGCACGACCTCTACGTCGACCTCCGGGCCGAACTGGAGGCGCTGTCGGCGGAGCTGGACGGACGAACGGCCGACTGA
- a CDS encoding helix-turn-helix transcriptional regulator, producing the protein MTKRPTSGIADRGTETNGGVTVEQLRNELGSGADGGVRLAPDQEAEAILDDVLSAVGSAGFRFDESTVKGNLEEILLTLVAHREHDSHGKGLMGDLATVFDTRLSPGTVYPRLHDLEEADLLGVQELVRTKEYRVADTEGLRDRVADAMEQHLVLGLFFQAALAELDE; encoded by the coding sequence ATGACGAAGCGACCGACGTCGGGGATCGCCGACCGGGGGACGGAGACGAACGGTGGGGTCACGGTAGAGCAACTTCGCAACGAACTCGGGTCCGGGGCGGACGGCGGTGTCCGTCTCGCCCCCGACCAGGAGGCGGAGGCGATACTCGACGACGTGCTCTCGGCCGTCGGCAGCGCCGGCTTCCGGTTCGACGAATCGACGGTGAAGGGGAACCTGGAGGAGATACTGCTGACGCTCGTCGCCCACCGCGAGCACGACAGCCACGGCAAGGGGCTGATGGGCGACCTCGCGACGGTGTTCGACACGCGGCTCAGCCCGGGGACGGTGTATCCCCGGCTCCACGACCTCGAGGAGGCCGACCTCCTCGGCGTCCAGGAGCTCGTCCGCACGAAGGAGTACCGGGTGGCTGACACCGAGGGACTGCGCGACCGCGTCGCGGACGCGATGGAACAGCACCTCGTGCTCGGACTCTTCTTCCAGGCGGCGCTCGCGGAACTCGACGAGTAA